In Thermospira aquatica, the following proteins share a genomic window:
- a CDS encoding chemotaxis protein CheA, with product MQEISQELVADFMNEAFELVQKMENSLLVLENNPTDKAAVAEIFRAAHTIKGGAGTIGFTEIKEFTHKVEDLLDRVRKSEIAVTPDLVSLLLRCKDVIEGMLDARQNGDVYVGELAEDIMKELGEYLGKQPPDPTASSQEGKTSNQSEGKASLSYLTAYERSVILEFLHQNFPVYELWYVFNENYEMKDVSAFQIYALVGDFAQIIRMEPSLEIVEKEFRPDFRLVVMTDKDEDFIRQKTFMKDLVTSLQIRRIRNNDIENLETQIMKGQSLETAPSVTEMEKSSLPQPSENPSSKKTTLSSDAQESVRMSTTLRVESTRIDELMNLVGELVINKSLLHEISQMMVKSHSNIRLFFKSFLSGIALLPLDENIETNRELNYHLREDFHQLETSLEQYQEILQRFNQISSALQENVTGLRMVPIQQVFSRFPRLVRDQAQKLGKQITLEIEGVETEIDKGMVDDLFDPLIHILRNSIDHGIEKPEERAAKGKSPQGKILLRAYHEGENVYIEVSDDGLGIDIDRVKQKAIEKGLISSATAENLSAKEALALIFLPGFSTAQEVTELSGRGVGMDVVKKKIEQLGGSVSLSTARDKGTKIQIKLPLTLAIIQGLHVLISGFSYILPIVSIDETMIVQPEDLVDIEGDPHINVRGEFVPVFSLRRFFYHESESFRSSFYCILAKQGEKHYGLVVDEIVGEQDVVIKPFNNRLIKSPGISAGTIIGNGNIGYIVDLNGVIQSYKDIVGQKGENHGNSQ from the coding sequence ATGCAAGAAATTTCTCAGGAACTTGTTGCTGACTTTATGAATGAGGCTTTTGAGCTTGTCCAAAAGATGGAAAATAGCTTGCTTGTTCTTGAAAATAATCCTACGGATAAAGCTGCAGTGGCTGAGATTTTTCGTGCAGCCCATACGATCAAGGGTGGAGCTGGAACTATTGGTTTTACAGAGATTAAGGAATTTACTCATAAGGTAGAAGATCTTCTGGATCGTGTGAGAAAGTCTGAGATAGCTGTTACACCAGATCTGGTTTCTTTGTTGCTTCGCTGTAAGGATGTGATTGAAGGAATGCTTGATGCCCGCCAGAATGGGGATGTCTATGTTGGAGAATTGGCAGAAGATATCATGAAAGAACTAGGGGAGTATCTTGGTAAACAACCCCCTGATCCCACTGCTTCCTCACAAGAAGGTAAAACATCCAACCAATCAGAAGGGAAAGCTTCTTTGTCCTATCTGACAGCGTATGAACGATCGGTGATCCTGGAATTTCTTCACCAGAATTTTCCTGTGTATGAATTGTGGTATGTTTTTAATGAAAATTATGAAATGAAAGATGTTTCGGCTTTTCAGATTTATGCTCTTGTGGGGGATTTTGCTCAGATTATTCGTATGGAACCGTCACTTGAAATTGTCGAAAAAGAATTTCGTCCTGATTTTCGATTGGTTGTTATGACGGATAAGGATGAGGATTTTATCCGTCAAAAAACCTTCATGAAGGATCTGGTTACAAGTCTTCAAATACGCCGTATTAGAAATAATGATATTGAAAATCTTGAAACTCAAATTATGAAAGGACAATCTTTGGAGACTGCCCCGTCAGTTACAGAGATGGAAAAGTCTTCTCTTCCCCAGCCCTCAGAAAATCCATCCAGTAAAAAAACGACTCTTTCTTCAGATGCTCAAGAATCCGTGAGGATGAGTACCACGCTTCGAGTAGAGAGTACACGTATTGATGAGTTGATGAATTTAGTCGGTGAACTTGTGATTAACAAGTCTCTTCTTCATGAGATTTCGCAGATGATGGTGAAAAGCCATAGTAATATAAGGCTTTTTTTCAAATCTTTTTTGTCTGGTATTGCACTCTTGCCACTAGATGAGAATATCGAAACCAATAGGGAGTTGAACTATCATCTTCGTGAGGATTTTCATCAGCTTGAGACATCTCTTGAACAGTACCAGGAGATTCTGCAGCGATTTAATCAAATATCATCTGCTTTGCAGGAGAATGTTACAGGGCTAAGAATGGTGCCTATCCAGCAGGTGTTTTCAAGATTTCCACGGCTGGTGCGTGATCAGGCCCAAAAGCTAGGCAAGCAGATTACTCTCGAGATAGAGGGAGTAGAGACAGAAATTGATAAGGGGATGGTGGATGATCTCTTTGATCCTCTGATCCATATCTTGCGAAACAGTATTGACCACGGGATAGAAAAACCAGAAGAGCGAGCAGCTAAGGGTAAATCTCCACAGGGGAAAATCCTTTTACGAGCGTATCATGAGGGGGAGAATGTTTATATTGAGGTGAGTGATGATGGCTTGGGGATTGATATTGATCGTGTGAAACAAAAAGCGATAGAAAAAGGTCTTATCTCTTCAGCGACTGCTGAAAACCTTTCAGCCAAAGAGGCTTTGGCGCTTATTTTTTTACCAGGTTTTTCCACTGCCCAGGAGGTCACAGAACTCTCTGGCCGTGGGGTTGGAATGGATGTGGTGAAGAAGAAGATCGAACAACTTGGTGGAAGTGTTTCTCTCTCTACAGCCAGGGATAAAGGAACAAAAATTCAAATTAAACTACCTCTGACTCTTGCAATCATTCAAGGACTTCACGTTCTTATATCAGGGTTCTCGTATATTCTCCCTATTGTATCGATTGATGAAACAATGATTGTTCAGCCTGAGGATTTGGTAGACATTGAAGGAGATCCCCATATTAATGTGCGAGGAGAATTTGTTCCTGTGTTTTCACTGAGACGGTTTTTCTATCATGAGTCGGAATCTTTCCGTTCTTCTTTTTACTGTATATTGGCAAAACAGGGTGAAAAACATTATGGGCTTGTGGTTGACGAGATTGTGGGTGAACAGGATGTGGTGATCAAGCCTTTTAACAATCGTCTTATCAAGAGTCCTGGTATTTCCGCAGGGACAATTATCGGAAATGGGAACATAGGGTATATTGTGGATCTCAATGGGGTGATTCAGTCTTATAAGGATATTGTGGGGCAAAAAGGAGAAAACCATGGAAATTCGCAATAA
- a CDS encoding chemotaxis protein CheW produces the protein MEIRNKRVSAEETTVLQKVLMQCISFSLGEQLYALSMDAVESILFARKIFLLPNTHDKLLGVYNLRGNIIPVYSLRRLLSLSDPYQGSRIVDEDDRYVIVVKYQRNTFGLMVDTIYKHLEVLENEFQGGDHIARWSEHAVVSGVILKQEQEILFIDMDRLFLYISSLQEKK, from the coding sequence ATGGAAATTCGCAATAAACGTGTTAGTGCTGAAGAGACGACTGTTCTTCAGAAAGTGTTAATGCAGTGTATTAGTTTCTCCCTGGGAGAACAGTTGTATGCTCTGAGTATGGACGCTGTGGAAAGTATCCTTTTTGCAAGGAAGATTTTTCTCCTTCCCAATACCCATGATAAGCTTTTGGGGGTTTATAATCTGCGAGGAAATATTATTCCTGTGTATAGTTTGCGCAGGTTATTATCTTTGTCTGATCCCTATCAGGGAAGTCGAATAGTCGATGAAGATGATCGTTATGTGATTGTGGTGAAGTATCAAAGGAATACTTTTGGGCTTATGGTGGACACAATTTATAAGCATCTTGAGGTTCTGGAAAATGAATTTCAGGGTGGAGATCACATCGCTCGGTGGTCTGAGCATGCGGTGGTTTCAGGCGTGATCCTGAAACAGGAACAGGAGATTTTATTTATTGATATGGATAGACTTTTTTTGTATATTTCATCGCTTCAAGAGAAAAAATAA
- a CDS encoding chemotaxis protein CheX, which yields MSPGQVNGRVVFDMTEEVAIKLASHMNGETFRTMDKMVISTIGELANMITGRAVTRLEKENLAFHFSPPTMITGKDLTVFEQGDMEALIIPVEMSLGIIEINVAFKES from the coding sequence GTGTCACCGGGTCAGGTGAATGGTCGTGTGGTGTTTGACATGACAGAAGAAGTTGCTATTAAGCTGGCTTCTCACATGAACGGGGAAACCTTTCGTACGATGGACAAGATGGTGATCTCCACTATTGGAGAACTGGCGAATATGATCACAGGACGTGCGGTGACACGACTTGAAAAGGAAAATCTTGCTTTTCATTTTAGTCCGCCGACGATGATTACAGGAAAAGACCTTACTGTTTTTGAACAGGGGGATATGGAAGCACTGATTATTCCTGTAGAGATGTCTCTTGGTATTATTGAGATTAATGTTGCTTTTAAAGAATCGTAA
- a CDS encoding response regulator, with the protein MAIIFDENGLPTGRKVGGGHYRVLIVDDSQFVIKHLSQIFMSRDFEIAGTATNGREGVELYKQLYPNVDLVTLDITMPEMDGIEALKEIKAIDPNATVVMVTAIGTAEAVKEAIKLGAKGYLVKPIDREKVIERLAQILK; encoded by the coding sequence ATGGCTATTATATTTGATGAGAACGGACTCCCAACAGGTCGAAAGGTAGGTGGCGGTCATTACCGGGTTTTGATTGTTGATGATTCTCAGTTCGTGATTAAACATCTTTCACAGATTTTTATGTCCAGGGATTTTGAGATAGCTGGTACAGCTACAAATGGGCGAGAAGGTGTTGAACTCTACAAACAGCTCTATCCTAATGTGGATCTGGTGACACTTGATATCACTATGCCTGAAATGGATGGGATTGAGGCTCTCAAAGAGATTAAGGCAATAGATCCCAATGCGACCGTGGTTATGGTAACAGCTATAGGAACTGCGGAAGCTGTTAAGGAGGCGATTAAGCTTGGAGCAAAAGGATATCTTGTAAAACCTATCGATCGGGAAAAGGTGATTGAGCGCCTTGCGCAGATTTTAAAGTGA
- a CDS encoding ROK family protein: MEVFLGIDMGGTAIKLGLVSREGKLLKSFQVPTRAETQDRQVIVDNIKNAIRSALGGWEKVLAIGIGVPGGVDKKHGIIRFMPNIQALENYSLAEDLEKSFGMPVAIDNDANNAARGEYVFGAAKKYQDFVLITLGTGIGGGIFIRGDIYGGVANFAGEVGHMKLVPEGRTCGCGLNGCWEAYGSATAMIKRAQGLVAMGKKTSLSSVPEINAKVIFDEAKKGDEIALEVVEEVCHYLGIGIANLIHLFNPEAVVVGGGVSQAGDFLFERLRRYTSLYTKTEMFETCTIVPAALVNDAGVMGSAALAIMTLEHWGK, translated from the coding sequence ATGGAAGTTTTTTTGGGCATTGATATGGGAGGTACAGCTATTAAACTTGGGCTTGTGTCTCGAGAAGGAAAACTCCTCAAGAGTTTTCAGGTTCCTACAAGGGCAGAAACACAGGATAGACAGGTGATTGTTGATAACATCAAAAATGCTATACGTTCTGCTCTGGGGGGATGGGAAAAGGTTTTAGCGATTGGTATCGGTGTCCCTGGAGGGGTGGATAAGAAACATGGTATCATTCGTTTTATGCCAAATATTCAGGCACTTGAGAATTATTCTCTTGCCGAGGATCTTGAAAAAAGTTTTGGTATGCCAGTGGCTATTGATAATGATGCCAACAATGCTGCAAGAGGGGAGTATGTTTTTGGTGCAGCAAAGAAATATCAGGATTTTGTTTTGATCACTTTAGGAACAGGAATTGGTGGAGGGATTTTTATTCGCGGGGATATTTATGGAGGTGTGGCAAACTTTGCTGGAGAGGTTGGCCACATGAAGTTAGTTCCCGAAGGAAGGACCTGTGGATGTGGGCTCAATGGGTGTTGGGAGGCATACGGTTCGGCTACGGCAATGATCAAACGCGCACAGGGGTTGGTGGCAATGGGTAAGAAGACGAGTCTATCCAGTGTACCAGAGATAAATGCAAAGGTTATCTTTGACGAGGCGAAAAAGGGGGATGAGATTGCTCTTGAGGTGGTAGAGGAGGTATGTCACTATCTTGGTATCGGGATTGCCAACCTGATTCATCTTTTTAACCCTGAGGCGGTTGTGGTAGGAGGAGGGGTTTCTCAGGCCGGGGATTTTCTCTTTGAACGGTTGAGACGCTATACTTCTCTTTATACGAAAACGGAGATGTTTGAAACCTGTACTATCGTGCCGGCAGCACTGGTAAACGATGCGGGGGTCATGGGTTCAGCAGCACTTGCGATCATGACGTTGGAACACTGGGGTAAATAG
- a CDS encoding Smr/MutS family protein, giving the protein MDDRKVAEDIFLKAIEDIRFVPPKEKKAEPLFSEKVFTVDFHGLSLQKALQRLDDILEMKRTKKIKAVTIIVGKGEHSPTVFPVVGRAVEAVLIERGITYRYEKGVIYL; this is encoded by the coding sequence ATGGACGATCGAAAAGTAGCCGAAGATATTTTTTTAAAGGCTATAGAAGATATACGGTTTGTGCCACCAAAGGAGAAAAAAGCGGAACCTCTTTTTTCGGAAAAAGTTTTTACTGTAGATTTCCATGGTCTTTCTCTCCAAAAAGCGCTTCAGAGGCTTGATGATATTCTTGAAATGAAGAGAACGAAAAAGATTAAAGCTGTGACCATCATTGTTGGAAAGGGGGAGCATTCGCCTACAGTGTTTCCTGTGGTGGGGAGAGCCGTAGAGGCTGTGTTGATAGAAAGGGGGATTACCTATCGTTATGAAAAGGGAGTTATTTATCTATGA
- a CDS encoding tetratricopeptide repeat protein: MKWWKNVFLASVLVGCSRYYTFDRYYDEQNWQQAKEILENISEKNTDAYRLRLYRITFRLALAGDSQVLERLKLLLEKEDPRFRGYQEFGRLYLSFVNALQSGDFENVLGLKEPFSRFPEEFQPYAAQIFGIAHLMKNEAEEARKYLQKSYMMEPMQDTLYFLGQAHLMCGSEQDAVATWKQVIAAKPGGKLEAMSYFQLGELEYNKGNFSQALEWYFAAVNLYPESEIFVDKIAFCYQKMKNKKLSEKFRKIALRINQDYATAWFYLNFN; this comes from the coding sequence ATGAAGTGGTGGAAAAATGTATTTCTTGCGAGTGTATTGGTTGGATGTAGTCGGTATTATACCTTTGATCGGTATTATGACGAACAAAACTGGCAACAGGCCAAGGAGATTCTGGAGAATATTTCTGAGAAAAATACAGATGCCTACCGTTTACGGTTGTATCGGATCACTTTTCGTTTGGCTCTGGCAGGAGATTCCCAGGTTCTTGAAAGGTTAAAGCTTCTTCTTGAAAAAGAAGATCCACGATTTAGAGGGTATCAGGAGTTTGGTCGTTTGTATCTGTCGTTTGTAAATGCTTTGCAATCCGGTGATTTTGAAAATGTCCTTGGGTTGAAAGAACCCTTTTCACGTTTTCCTGAGGAATTTCAGCCCTATGCTGCTCAGATTTTTGGGATAGCCCACCTTATGAAAAATGAAGCAGAGGAGGCAAGAAAGTATCTCCAGAAATCATATATGATGGAGCCCATGCAGGATACCTTGTACTTTTTAGGGCAGGCTCATCTCATGTGTGGGAGTGAGCAGGATGCTGTAGCCACCTGGAAACAGGTAATAGCTGCAAAACCAGGCGGGAAACTGGAAGCCATGAGTTATTTTCAACTCGGGGAACTGGAATACAATAAAGGAAACTTTTCCCAGGCTCTTGAGTGGTATTTTGCGGCGGTAAATCTTTATCCGGAATCTGAAATATTTGTGGATAAGATAGCTTTTTGTTACCAGAAGATGAAAAATAAAAAACTCAGTGAAAAGTTTCGCAAAATTGCTCTCAGGATCAATCAGGATTATGCTACAGCATGGTTTTATTTGAATTTTAATTAA
- the purU gene encoding formyltetrahydrofolate deformylase — MSGTAILLLSCPDQKGIVAEIASFIYQYDGNIVHSDQHTDVETNTFFMRIEWELEGFRIPREKIAQAFSFIADKFSMDWRLVFSDEVPRVAIMVSKFDHCLYDLLLKWQSKEIKMEIPLIISNHEDLRPVADYYHIPYYCFPVTPETKTEVEREELKILREYTIDTVVLARYMQVLSTDFIREYPNRIINIHHSFLPAFVGAKPYHQAYARGVKIIGATSHYVTEELDNGPIIVQDVIAVSHRDSIHDMINKGKEVEKRVLSRAVKLHTENKVLVFHNKTVVFD, encoded by the coding sequence ATGAGCGGAACAGCGATTCTTTTACTTTCTTGTCCTGATCAGAAGGGAATTGTCGCAGAGATTGCAAGTTTTATTTATCAATATGATGGTAATATTGTTCATTCTGATCAGCATACCGATGTTGAAACCAATACGTTTTTTATGCGGATTGAATGGGAACTGGAAGGGTTTCGTATTCCCAGGGAAAAGATAGCCCAGGCTTTTAGCTTTATTGCAGACAAGTTTTCTATGGATTGGAGGTTGGTTTTCTCTGATGAAGTGCCGAGAGTGGCGATCATGGTTTCTAAGTTTGATCATTGTTTGTATGATCTTTTACTGAAATGGCAGTCAAAAGAGATAAAGATGGAGATTCCTTTGATCATCAGCAATCATGAAGATTTAAGACCTGTGGCGGACTATTATCATATCCCATACTATTGTTTTCCTGTAACTCCAGAAACGAAAACAGAGGTGGAAAGAGAGGAACTGAAAATTCTTAGGGAATATACAATAGATACGGTTGTTCTGGCAAGGTATATGCAGGTGTTGTCAACAGATTTTATTCGCGAGTATCCAAACCGTATTATTAATATCCACCATTCGTTTTTGCCTGCTTTTGTGGGAGCAAAGCCTTACCATCAGGCATATGCGAGAGGAGTAAAGATCATTGGAGCCACAAGTCACTATGTGACCGAAGAGCTAGATAATGGTCCTATTATTGTTCAGGATGTGATCGCGGTGAGTCATAGGGATAGTATCCATGATATGATTAACAAAGGAAAAGAGGTAGAGAAAAGGGTACTGAGTCGCGCGGTGAAGTTGCATACGGAGAATAAGGTTCTGGTTTTTCACAATAAAACGGTGGTGTTTGATTAG
- the bcp gene encoding thioredoxin-dependent thiol peroxidase produces the protein MLQKGEKAPDFHLQTTEGEISLSQFQGKKVVLYFYPKDDTPGCTKEACGFRDVYDQILAKGAVVIGISADSVDSHQKFKKKYNLPFYLASDPDHSVLKTYGAWGEKKMYGKVFPGIIRSTYVIDEHGTIIAVFPKVSPEKHAEEILALL, from the coding sequence ATGCTTCAAAAAGGAGAAAAAGCCCCTGATTTTCATCTCCAGACCACAGAAGGGGAGATTTCCCTCTCTCAGTTCCAGGGCAAAAAGGTGGTATTGTACTTCTATCCCAAGGATGACACCCCTGGCTGTACCAAAGAGGCTTGCGGTTTTCGAGATGTATACGACCAGATCCTTGCCAAAGGTGCGGTAGTCATCGGCATCAGTGCAGATAGCGTTGACTCCCATCAAAAGTTTAAGAAAAAGTACAACCTCCCTTTCTACCTCGCAAGTGATCCCGACCATAGTGTCCTTAAAACCTACGGAGCTTGGGGAGAGAAAAAGATGTACGGCAAAGTTTTTCCTGGTATCATACGTTCCACCTATGTGATTGACGAACACGGCACTATCATTGCCGTTTTCCCCAAGGTTTCTCCAGAAAAACACGCCGAAGAGATTCTTGCCCTTTTGTAG
- a CDS encoding RDD family protein has protein sequence MSEKKFTAIPNIEEPKPPKSIPIAPTWRRIAAFLVDGLLLKLFFSFVFYLSQQELIMGYLANHPIIDEQSMKEYIKFVSTISFTLYQENSPIYQIFEIILWASYFILFWKAYGQTLGAKIFNIQILPGTSEASSPENPFLLSWGACIIRFIWFYIGLSFWALPFVFMINPQFKQRFHDFFSQTFVIFIPP, from the coding sequence GTGAGTGAGAAAAAATTTACTGCAATCCCCAACATAGAAGAACCAAAGCCTCCAAAAAGTATTCCGATTGCCCCAACATGGCGTAGAATCGCTGCCTTTCTGGTTGATGGCTTACTTTTGAAACTGTTTTTCTCGTTTGTTTTTTATCTCTCTCAACAAGAACTTATCATGGGATATCTCGCAAATCATCCCATCATAGATGAACAAAGTATGAAAGAATATATAAAGTTTGTCTCAACTATTTCCTTCACTCTTTACCAGGAAAACAGTCCCATATACCAGATTTTTGAAATCATCCTCTGGGCTTCGTATTTTATCCTGTTTTGGAAAGCCTATGGACAAACACTAGGGGCCAAGATCTTTAACATCCAAATCTTGCCCGGTACCTCAGAAGCAAGCTCTCCAGAAAACCCCTTTTTACTTTCATGGGGGGCCTGTATCATTCGTTTTATATGGTTTTACATAGGCTTGAGTTTTTGGGCACTACCTTTTGTTTTTATGATAAACCCTCAATTTAAACAGCGTTTTCATGACTTTTTTAGTCAAACATTTGTGATTTTTATCCCCCCGTGA
- a CDS encoding phosphoribosylaminoimidazolesuccinocarboxamide synthase, producing the protein MTITQSAISFLPLIYQGKVRDIYAISDEEWLMVTTDRISAFDVVFNEGIPEKGRILNHISLLWFDIINFIPNAIITREITKKLPQLADMPGIPERSMIVRKLKRLPFECVVRGYLFGSVYEEYQKTGSVAGHKLPSDLPLAGKLPTPIFTPATKEDTGHDINITVGEFEHQLGDTNLARQVQEISLSLYSMAYEKLLPHGIILADTKFEFGLDDHNRLILIDEVLTPDSSRYWDQATYKEGKSPASYDKQFLRDYLTAIKWNKKPPAPPLPEDIITKTHEKYKTIETIIEKVCRE; encoded by the coding sequence ATGACCATAACCCAATCTGCTATCTCCTTTCTCCCTCTTATCTACCAGGGCAAAGTGCGTGACATCTATGCTATCAGTGACGAAGAATGGCTCATGGTAACCACTGATCGTATTTCAGCCTTTGATGTCGTCTTTAACGAAGGGATCCCTGAAAAGGGACGTATCCTCAATCATATCTCACTCCTCTGGTTTGACATAATTAACTTCATCCCCAACGCTATAATAACCAGAGAAATCACCAAAAAACTCCCTCAACTTGCGGATATGCCAGGTATTCCCGAACGTTCTATGATTGTCCGAAAACTGAAAAGACTCCCCTTTGAGTGTGTTGTACGGGGATATCTTTTTGGAAGTGTGTACGAAGAGTATCAAAAAACGGGAAGTGTGGCAGGACACAAACTTCCTTCAGATCTTCCACTTGCCGGCAAACTCCCTACCCCTATTTTTACTCCTGCCACCAAAGAAGACACCGGACACGATATCAATATCACGGTCGGAGAATTTGAGCATCAACTCGGGGATACGAATCTTGCTAGACAAGTCCAAGAAATCTCTCTTTCCCTTTACAGTATGGCCTACGAGAAACTTCTTCCCCATGGGATCATCCTTGCCGACACCAAGTTTGAATTCGGACTTGATGACCACAACCGTCTTATTCTTATCGATGAGGTATTAACACCGGACTCCTCGCGTTACTGGGATCAGGCAACCTACAAAGAAGGAAAAAGTCCTGCAAGTTATGATAAGCAGTTCTTGAGGGACTATCTCACTGCCATCAAGTGGAACAAAAAACCCCCCGCTCCCCCTCTTCCAGAGGATATTATCACCAAAACCCACGAAAAATACAAAACCATCGAAACGATCATAGAGAAGGTATGCCGTGAGTGA
- a CDS encoding Ldh family oxidoreductase gives MLRLPHETLRQFMKDSFIAVGVPEQDADTCAEVLITADLLGIDSHGIGRLKPIYIDRILAGQISPATTIEVIKETPTTAVIDGHNGMGQVIAKHAMELAIQKAKTYGMGMVAVRNSNHYGIAGYYVRMAAAEGMIGITGTNARPSIAPTFGVENMLGTNPLTFGIPTDEAFPFMLDCATSITQRGKIEVYARLNKPLPQGWVISEDGTSKTNPHEVLDDLVKGKAALLPLGGMGEEMGGYKGYGYATVVEILSAALQQGAFLKALSGFENGQKVPYRLGHFFIAINVEAFTDLPSFKKTTGDILRALRASKKAPGCSRIYTAGEKEYEIMQDRLVNGIPIDEEEKKDILSLRDKFKLPYTFPFENI, from the coding sequence ATGCTCAGACTTCCCCATGAAACACTTCGTCAGTTTATGAAGGATAGTTTTATCGCTGTAGGTGTTCCTGAACAAGATGCAGATACATGTGCTGAGGTTCTCATTACCGCTGATCTTTTGGGTATTGACTCTCATGGAATAGGTCGTTTAAAACCCATCTACATTGATAGAATCCTGGCCGGACAGATTTCTCCTGCCACCACAATTGAAGTAATCAAAGAAACCCCAACGACTGCTGTTATTGATGGGCATAATGGAATGGGGCAGGTGATTGCCAAACACGCCATGGAACTTGCTATTCAGAAAGCAAAAACCTACGGGATGGGAATGGTTGCCGTAAGGAACTCAAACCACTACGGAATTGCGGGATACTATGTGCGTATGGCTGCTGCCGAAGGCATGATAGGCATCACAGGGACCAATGCTCGTCCCTCGATTGCTCCCACCTTCGGGGTAGAAAACATGCTGGGAACCAACCCTCTTACCTTTGGTATTCCTACCGATGAGGCCTTTCCCTTTATGCTGGACTGTGCCACCTCTATCACCCAACGAGGAAAAATCGAGGTGTACGCTCGTCTCAATAAACCCCTTCCTCAAGGATGGGTAATCAGTGAAGACGGAACAAGCAAAACCAACCCCCATGAAGTGCTTGATGATCTTGTAAAGGGCAAAGCGGCTCTTCTTCCTCTTGGGGGAATGGGAGAAGAAATGGGCGGTTACAAAGGCTATGGCTATGCAACCGTGGTGGAAATTCTCTCTGCCGCTTTACAACAGGGGGCTTTTCTTAAGGCTTTAAGTGGATTTGAAAACGGCCAAAAGGTTCCCTATCGCCTCGGGCATTTTTTCATAGCCATCAATGTCGAGGCTTTTACCGACCTCCCAAGCTTCAAAAAGACCACGGGAGATATTCTCAGGGCCCTGCGAGCATCCAAAAAAGCTCCGGGTTGCAGCCGCATTTACACAGCTGGAGAAAAAGAATATGAAATTATGCAAGACCGACTGGTCAATGGTATTCCCATCGACGAAGAGGAGAAAAAAGACATCCTCAGCCTTCGGGATAAGTTCAAACTCCCGTATACCTTCCCATTTGAAAACATATAA
- a CDS encoding YbjQ family protein, protein MIIATIDTIEGKQLETLGLVRGSIVYSKHLGKDIVAAFKMLLGGEVFSYTEMLNEARAIATKRMVEEAEKLGADAIVGMRYASAAVMQGAAEIVAYGTAVKFR, encoded by the coding sequence ATGATTATCGCAACTATTGATACCATTGAAGGGAAACAACTCGAAACACTCGGATTGGTGAGAGGTTCTATTGTGTATTCAAAGCACCTTGGAAAGGATATTGTGGCGGCTTTTAAGATGCTTTTAGGCGGGGAGGTTTTTTCTTATACGGAGATGCTCAATGAAGCAAGGGCAATTGCAACGAAGCGCATGGTGGAGGAGGCTGAGAAGCTTGGGGCAGACGCTATTGTCGGTATGCGGTACGCATCAGCTGCCGTCATGCAAGGGGCAGCGGAAATTGTGGCTTATGGTACGGCAGTAAAATTTCGCTAA